A stretch of DNA from Thermodesulfobacteriota bacterium:
CGCATCCGCGCCCCGGTGGAGGTGGGGGCATAGATGAGGATGGGCGCCACGCCTTTGGCCCGGGCCAGGGCCAGGAAGTCCGCCCCCTCTTCCGGCGGCAGGTCCGGCAGGATCACGCCCTTGATGCCGGCCGCCACCGCCCGGTCCAGAAAGGCCTCCTCCCCGTGCCGGAAGACGATGTTGCAATAGGTCATGAACAAAAAGGGGATCGGGTGGGCCTGCACCATCTCCCGGGCGAAGTCCAAACAGGCCGCAACCCGGATGCCGGACTCGATGGCCACCTGGTTGGCCTTGAGGATCACCGGCCCATCGGCCATGGGCTCGGAGAACGGAATCTGCAGCTCGATGAGGTCGACCCCGGCGTCCACCATGGCCTTGATCACCCGGCGGTTGACCGCCAGGGACGGATAACCCAGAACGATGTGGGTCATGAGCAGGATGTCTTTCTTGGACCGCAGGGCGCGGATCCGCTCCTCAAGCGCCATACTCCCTCCCCCGCTCCCGGATGAAGGCCTGCCAGGACGGATCGCCGAAGGCGTGGGCGATGGTGAAGATGTCCTTGTCGCCCCGGCCGGACATGTTGATGATGACGCTCTCCTCCGGGGACAGCTCGCCCACCTCCTTGAAGGCATGGGCAAAGGCGTGGGCTGACTCCAGAGCCGGAATGAGCCCCTCGGCCTTCATGGTCCGGTCCAGGGCCAAGAGCACCTCCTGGTCGGTGGCAGCGGCAAAGCGCACCCGGCCGGCCTCGGCCAGATCGGCCAGGATGGGGGAGACGCCGATGTAGTCCAGGCCGGCGGCCACCGAGTGGGTATCCTGCATCTGGCCGTCCTCGTCCTGGAGAAAGAGGGTGCGGTACCCCTGGGCCACCCCGGC
This window harbors:
- the trpA gene encoding tryptophan synthase subunit alpha; translated protein: MALEERIRALRSKKDILLMTHIVLGYPSLAVNRRVIKAMVDAGVDLIELQIPFSEPMADGPVILKANQVAIESGIRVAACLDFAREMVQAHPIPFLFMTYCNIVFRHGEEAFLDRAVAAGIKGVILPDLPPEEGADFLALARAKGVAPILIYAPTSTGARMRELAGHAAGFIYCVARKGVTGKATRFDADLAVYLGRCRAATSLPLAVGFGLRSREDVQFLTGKADIAVVGSETIRVVDRDGPDAVGPFLAGLLGR